The proteins below are encoded in one region of Candidatus Binataceae bacterium:
- a CDS encoding FTR1 family protein, with translation MPTVLPYFVYSFGILVREGSEALLVIIALLAAVREAGQERCARDIYTGALIAIGLSLVLAWAVNHLIADNTSDTLEGIFQLLAAATLFYVSSWLTARSQSDRWRAFLHNKVEASRDIAGPSIALGLTAFLAVMREGAETIVFFQALLGGATETVERHAVLVGLVAGAVALAIIFMVLRKAAFRIPLGSFFTATSVLLYAMAVVFVGQGIASFQESGVLRATFVDYVPTIQVLGLFPTVQTLAAQAGMLALAVLALLVPVRAARRKVSAAPAAAASKVTPRVA, from the coding sequence GTGCCCACGGTTTTGCCCTATTTCGTATATTCTTTCGGCATCCTGGTTCGCGAAGGTTCCGAAGCTCTCCTGGTGATCATCGCCCTCCTGGCCGCAGTCCGCGAGGCCGGGCAGGAACGGTGTGCGCGCGATATCTATACCGGGGCCCTGATCGCAATCGGGCTCAGCCTCGTACTGGCATGGGCGGTCAATCATCTCATCGCCGACAATACCAGCGACACCCTTGAAGGCATCTTCCAGTTGCTCGCCGCGGCGACGCTCTTTTACGTGAGTTCATGGCTGACGGCGCGCAGCCAGAGCGACCGCTGGCGCGCCTTCCTGCACAACAAGGTCGAGGCCTCGCGCGACATCGCCGGGCCGTCAATCGCGCTTGGGCTGACGGCGTTCCTGGCGGTGATGCGCGAGGGCGCCGAAACCATCGTTTTCTTCCAGGCTCTGCTTGGCGGCGCGACCGAGACGGTCGAGCGTCATGCCGTGCTCGTGGGCTTGGTGGCCGGCGCGGTCGCGCTCGCGATAATTTTCATGGTCCTGCGCAAGGCGGCCTTCCGGATACCACTCGGCTCGTTCTTCACCGCAACTTCTGTGCTGCTCTACGCGATGGCGGTTGTCTTCGTCGGCCAGGGGATCGCGAGCTTCCAGGAATCGGGCGTGCTACGCGCCACTTTCGTTGACTATGTGCCGACCATCCAGGTGCTCGGACTCTTCCCCACGGTGCAGACGCTGGCGGCGCAGGCCGGGATGCTGGCGCTGGCGGTGCTGGCCTTGCTGGTCCCGGTTCGCGCGGCGAGACGCAAGGTGAGCGCCGCACCGGCAGCGGCCGCAAGCAAAGTCACTCCGCGCGTCGCCTAG